Proteins from a genomic interval of Lolium perenne isolate Kyuss_39 chromosome 1, Kyuss_2.0, whole genome shotgun sequence:
- the LOC127327615 gene encoding uncharacterized protein, which yields MAFGSVIERNVALPLMRLVTMGGAPIMQQLHLEERLLRRASDNWCILNDGTAPPTIVMGVSGKVSELVEIKPVLQDGVQVIRRFSGGGTVIVDQGTVFVTFICNKTAVAGLQPFPRDIMTWTGQLYGKVFRGFGEFQLRENDYAFGHRKFGGNAQSITKDRWVHHTSFLWDYDAKSMNYLKKPQRAPEYRQARSHMDFLCRMNEYMPSRSVFTEGITTALKDHFTVQHTELDTVLSDDIDFVPSTKMLSPQDLQDIISSKESPTVERVQGWPQS from the exons ATGGCTTTCGGTTCCGTCATCGAGAGGAACGTCGCGCTGCCACTCATGAGGCTGGTCACCATGGGCGGCGCGCCGATCATGCAGCAGCTGCACCTGGAGGAACGGCTGCTGCGTCGAGCCAGCGACAACTGGTGCATCCTCAATGACGGCACGGCTCCTCCCACCATCGTCATGGGCGTCTCTGG GAAAGTCTCTGAGCTCGTCGAGATAAAGCCTGTTCTTCAGGACGGTGTGCAGGTGATAAGGCGCTTCAGCGGAGGTGGCACTGTCATTGTTGATCAGGGGACCGTGTTCGTCACCTTCATATGCAACAAGACTGCTGTCGCCGGCCTGCAGCCGTTTCCTCGCGACATCATGACATGGACTGGCCAGCTGTATGGTAAAGTGTTCCGTGGGTTCGGCGAATTTCAACTGCGTGAGAATG ACTATGCATTCGGTCATCGAAAGTTTGGTGGAAATGCTCAGTCCATAACAAAAGATCGTTGGGTACATCACACATCATTCTTATGGGATTATGATGCGAAAAGTATGAATTACTTAAAAAAACCACAACGTGCTCCTGAATATCGGCAG GCGAGGAGCCACATGGATTTCCTGTGCCGGATGAACGAGTACATGCCATCACGGTCAGTTTTTACTGAAGGGATAACCACCGCTCTTAAAGACCACTTTACAGTTCAACACACAGAGCTAGACACAGTTCTTTCGGATGACATTGATTTCGTGCCTTCTACAAAGATGTTATCACCGCAGGACTTGCAAGATATTATCTCCTCAAAAGAATCTCCTACAGTAGAGAGAGTTCAAGGATGGCCACAATCATGA